One window of Tenacibaculum maritimum NCIMB 2154 genomic DNA carries:
- a CDS encoding DUF4377 domain-containing protein: MKKLVYLFLSLFMLTSCATQKNMIKDTIWVNSTRVTCTGVVPMSCLETQLGRELIPNKWEFFYDEIEGFTYEPGYIYKLRISIENLNEKEIPADGSSKRYQLIEVISKTPDTKLRLQDVWVATKIKGRDIQLKEEDSRPRIEIEVGNKKILGKGACNRFFGSIETLTGKKITFSKIGATKMMCLDMNLEDLFFEALEAVKTYKIENNELYLFDGNNKEVLRFNKID; this comes from the coding sequence ATGAAAAAATTAGTTTATTTATTTTTAAGTTTATTTATGTTAACATCATGTGCAACACAGAAAAATATGATAAAAGATACAATTTGGGTAAATAGTACTAGAGTTACTTGTACTGGAGTAGTTCCTATGAGCTGTCTTGAAACACAACTAGGAAGAGAATTAATACCTAATAAATGGGAATTTTTTTACGATGAAATAGAAGGATTTACTTATGAACCAGGTTATATTTATAAGCTTCGCATTTCTATAGAAAATTTGAATGAAAAAGAGATTCCTGCTGATGGTTCTAGTAAAAGATATCAATTAATAGAAGTTATTTCTAAAACGCCTGATACTAAGTTAAGATTACAGGATGTTTGGGTAGCTACAAAAATTAAAGGAAGAGACATTCAATTAAAAGAAGAAGATAGTCGCCCAAGAATAGAGATAGAAGTAGGTAATAAAAAGATACTAGGAAAAGGAGCTTGCAATCGTTTTTTTGGAAGTATAGAAACTTTAACAGGAAAAAAAATTACATTTTCTAAGATAGGAGCTACTAAAATGATGTGCTTGGATATGAACCTTGAAGATCTTTTTTTTGAGGCCTTAGAAGCCGTAAAAACATATAAAATAGAAAATAATGAATTGTATTTGTTTGACGGAAATAATAAGGAGGTGCTGCGTTTTAATAAAATAGATTAG
- a CDS encoding class I SAM-dependent methyltransferase → MGEEKELYKNVHPYLNCIDYTVSNESYEVMLNKEFQMLVTSPVPSNLEDYYKSDNYISHTDSKKSLLDKMYHIVKGYALKKKLNLINSFASEEKKVLDIGAGTGDFLSICKKNNWKVFGVEPSVNARKNAYSKGIHLKNNLSSYKDEQFDIITMWHVLEHVQNLPEYIQTLKKLLKPTGRLIIAVPNYKSYDAKYYHEFWAAFDVPRHLWHFSKYSIQQLFSKVNIEIEKILPMIFDAYYVSILSEKNKTGKINFIRAFYIGFLSNLKAKKSLEHSSLIYVLKNKEKSF, encoded by the coding sequence ATGGGAGAGGAGAAAGAACTCTACAAAAATGTACATCCATACTTAAACTGTATAGATTATACTGTATCCAATGAATCCTATGAAGTAATGCTTAACAAAGAATTTCAAATGTTAGTAACTTCACCTGTGCCTTCTAACTTGGAAGATTATTACAAGAGTGATAATTATATTTCACATACAGATAGTAAAAAATCTTTGTTAGATAAAATGTACCATATCGTAAAAGGGTATGCTTTAAAGAAAAAACTTAATCTTATCAATTCATTTGCATCAGAAGAAAAAAAAGTTCTAGATATTGGTGCGGGTACAGGAGATTTTTTAAGTATCTGTAAAAAGAATAACTGGAAGGTATTTGGAGTTGAGCCTAGCGTAAATGCAAGAAAAAATGCTTACTCAAAAGGGATTCATCTAAAAAATAATTTATCCAGTTATAAGGATGAGCAATTTGATATTATCACGATGTGGCATGTTTTGGAACATGTGCAAAACCTACCAGAATATATACAGACCTTAAAAAAACTATTAAAACCAACTGGTAGATTAATTATAGCCGTTCCTAATTATAAAAGTTATGATGCCAAATACTACCATGAGTTTTGGGCAGCTTTTGATGTACCTAGACATCTATGGCATTTTTCTAAATATTCAATCCAACAATTATTTAGTAAAGTAAATATAGAAATTGAAAAAATACTTCCCATGATTTTTGATGCTTACTATGTTTCTATTTTGAGCGAAAAAAATAAAACAGGAAAAATCAATTTTATAAGAGCTTTTTATATTGGTTTCCTCTCAAATCTAAAAGCTAAAAAGTCTTTAGAGCATTCTTCTTTAATTTATGTGTTAAAAAATAAAGAAAAATCGTTTTAA
- the mnmG gene encoding tRNA uridine-5-carboxymethylaminomethyl(34) synthesis enzyme MnmG — MSLFTTTYDVIVVGGGHAGSEAAAASANMGAHTLLITMNLQNIAQMSCNPAMGGIAKGQIVREIDALGGYSAIVTDKTAIQFKMLNKSKGPAMWSPRAQSDRMQFAETWRNMLEKTANLDFYQDSVNGLIFENDTITGVKTALGLTIKAKTVIVTAGTFLNGLIHIGEKTFGGGRAGESASTGITEDLINKGFEAGRMKTGTPPRVDGRSLDYSKMTEQPGDSSPEKFSYLPVTSSLQKQRSCYLTYTNSTTHDLLREGFDRSPMFNGRIKSTGPRYCPSVEDKINRFAEKDRHQIFVEPEGWNTVEVYVNGFSTSLPEDIQDKAIRSIKGFENVKFFRYGYAIEYDYFPPTQLTHSLETKLIKNLFFAGQINGTTGYEEAAAQGLMAGVNAALKTQNKPPFILKRNEAYIGVLIDDLITKGTEEPYRMFTSRAEYRTLLRQDNADLRLTPKSFEIGLASKERMERVIEKQNKTEELIQFVKNLSVKKEEINPILETKKLALVNQSMKLFKIASRPQLSFIDFKHIKKLASFLQEKNIDNEIVEQVEIYLKYSGYIEKEKNNADKLNRLENVPIPASFDYSKVKSLSYEAREKLSKIQPTSISQASRISGVSPSDISVLLVYMGR, encoded by the coding sequence ATGAGTTTATTTACAACAACATACGATGTAATTGTAGTAGGTGGTGGTCATGCAGGAAGTGAAGCAGCAGCAGCAAGTGCCAACATGGGAGCACACACCTTATTAATAACAATGAACTTGCAAAACATTGCTCAAATGAGCTGTAACCCAGCAATGGGAGGAATTGCAAAAGGACAAATAGTTAGAGAAATAGATGCTTTAGGTGGTTACAGTGCTATTGTAACAGATAAAACAGCTATACAGTTTAAAATGCTAAACAAATCTAAAGGACCTGCAATGTGGAGTCCAAGAGCTCAGTCTGATAGAATGCAGTTTGCAGAAACATGGAGGAATATGCTTGAAAAAACAGCCAATTTAGATTTCTATCAAGATTCTGTTAATGGTCTTATTTTTGAAAACGATACAATTACAGGTGTAAAAACAGCGCTAGGTTTAACAATAAAAGCAAAAACAGTAATAGTAACAGCAGGTACTTTTTTAAATGGCTTAATTCATATAGGAGAAAAAACATTTGGAGGAGGTAGGGCAGGAGAGAGCGCTTCAACTGGGATTACAGAAGATTTAATTAATAAAGGGTTTGAAGCAGGAAGAATGAAAACAGGAACTCCTCCTCGTGTAGATGGAAGATCATTAGATTATTCGAAAATGACAGAGCAACCTGGTGATAGTAGCCCTGAAAAGTTTTCTTATTTACCCGTTACAAGCAGCTTACAAAAACAGCGCTCTTGCTACTTAACATATACCAATTCAACTACACATGATTTACTTCGTGAAGGTTTTGATAGATCTCCTATGTTTAATGGTAGGATTAAATCAACAGGGCCGCGCTATTGCCCTTCTGTAGAAGATAAAATAAATCGTTTTGCAGAAAAAGACAGACATCAAATTTTTGTTGAACCTGAAGGCTGGAACACCGTAGAAGTTTATGTAAATGGCTTTTCTACCTCTCTCCCTGAAGACATACAAGACAAAGCTATTCGCTCTATAAAAGGTTTTGAAAATGTAAAATTCTTTCGATATGGTTACGCGATAGAATATGATTATTTTCCTCCAACCCAATTGACTCACTCTTTAGAAACTAAGTTAATTAAAAACTTATTTTTTGCTGGTCAAATAAACGGCACTACAGGATATGAGGAAGCTGCTGCCCAAGGTTTGATGGCTGGAGTAAACGCTGCTTTAAAAACGCAAAACAAACCTCCTTTTATTTTAAAAAGGAATGAAGCTTATATTGGTGTTCTTATAGATGATTTAATAACTAAAGGAACTGAAGAACCTTATAGAATGTTTACTTCTCGTGCAGAATACAGAACCCTTTTAAGACAAGATAATGCTGATTTACGCTTAACTCCAAAATCATTTGAAATAGGTTTAGCTTCAAAAGAACGAATGGAAAGAGTTATAGAAAAACAAAATAAAACAGAAGAACTAATACAATTTGTAAAAAACCTAAGCGTTAAAAAAGAGGAAATAAACCCTATTCTTGAAACTAAAAAACTAGCTTTAGTTAATCAGTCAATGAAGTTATTTAAAATAGCTTCTAGACCGCAACTATCATTTATTGATTTTAAACATATAAAAAAGCTAGCTTCCTTTCTTCAAGAAAAAAACATAGACAACGAAATAGTAGAACAAGTAGAAATCTACTTAAAATACTCTGGTTATATTGAAAAGGAGAAGAACAATGCAGACAAATTAAATAGATTAGAAAACGTTCCTATTCCTGCTAGTTTTGATTATAGTAAAGTAAAATCATTATCATATGAAGCAAGAGAAAAACTTTCTAAAATACAGCCAACCTCAATATCGCAAGCAAGTAGAATAAGTGGAGTATCTCCTAGTGATATTTCTGTTTTATTAGTGTATATGGGAAGATAA
- the ybeY gene encoding rRNA maturation RNase YbeY: MITFNYETSFQLKDENKIINWVDTCIKNENFELGEINYIFCNDEYLHKINVEFLQHDTLTDIISFDYTMGKLIGGDIFISIDRVAENANDYHVTFEEELHRVIIHGILHYMGYKDKTAQEKETMRSKENSSLLLLKN, from the coding sequence ATGATAACATTCAATTACGAAACTAGCTTCCAATTAAAAGATGAAAATAAAATAATTAATTGGGTAGATACCTGTATCAAAAATGAAAATTTCGAGCTAGGAGAAATCAATTATATTTTTTGCAATGATGAATATTTGCATAAAATAAATGTTGAATTTCTACAACATGATACCTTAACTGATATTATAAGCTTTGATTATACTATGGGAAAACTAATTGGTGGAGATATTTTTATTTCTATAGATAGGGTAGCGGAAAATGCTAACGATTATCATGTTACTTTTGAAGAGGAACTTCATAGAGTAATCATTCATGGCATACTTCATTATATGGGATATAAAGATAAAACAGCACAAGAAAAAGAAACAATGAGAAGTAAAGAAAATAGCAGTTTATTGCTGCTAAAAAATTAA